In Dasypus novemcinctus isolate mDasNov1 chromosome 10, mDasNov1.1.hap2, whole genome shotgun sequence, one DNA window encodes the following:
- the VEGFB gene encoding vascular endothelial growth factor B isoform X2: MSRPPASPGPAPRRPRRPRRRPPPPATRPPGSSGRRGAALRCLRPGLGRGPRRSRPPRPAPRPPRPGPRHGAVAAAAPRAAGLGRCGRPRRAAPAGTMSPLLRRLLLAALLQLAPAQAPDAPPETPSPQKKVVSWIDVYTRATCQPREVVVPLTVELVGTMAKQLVPSCVTVNRCGGCCPDDGLECVPTGQHQVRMQILMIRYPSSQLGEMSLEEHSQCECRPKKKESAVKPDSLRPLCPRCSQRRQRPDPRTCRCRCRRRSFLHCQGRGLELNPDTCRCRKLRR; the protein is encoded by the exons ATGAGCCGCCCGCCCGCcagccccggcccggccccccgccgcccccgccgtccccgccgccgcccgccgccgccggccaccCGCCCGCCCGGCTCCTCCGGCCGCCGCGGCGCTGCGCTGCGCTGCCTGCGCCCAGGGCTCGGGAGGGGGCCGCGGAGGAGCCGCCCcccgcgcccggccccccgcccgccgcgcccgGGCCCGCGCCATGGGGCTGTGGCTgccgccgccccccgcgccgCCGGGCTAGGGCGATGCGGGCGCCCCCGGCGCGCGGCCCCCGCGGGCACCATGAGCCCCCTGCTCCGCCGCCTGCTGCTCGCCGCGCTCCTGCAGCTGGCGCCCGCCCAG gcTCCTGATGCCCCGCCCGAGACCCCCAGCCCCCAGAAGAAAG TGGTGTCATGGATAGACGTGTACACCCGCGCCACCTGCCAGCCACGGGAGGTGGTGGTGCCCCTGACCGTGGAACTTGTGGGCACCATGGCCAAGcagctggtgcccagctgtgtgACCGTGAACCGCTGCGGCGGCTGCTGCCCTGACGACGGCCTGGAGTGCGTGCCCACTGGGCAGCACCAAGTCCGAATGCAG ATCCTCATGATCCGGTACCCGAGCAGCCAGCTGGGGGAGATGTCTCTGGAAGAGCACAGCCAGTGTGAATGCAG accaaaaaaaaaagagagtgctGTGAAGCCGGACAG cctcaggcccctctgcccaCGCTGCTCCCAGCGCCGCCAGCGCCCTGACCCCCGGACCTGCCGCTGTCGCTGTCGACGCCGCAGCTTCCTCCATTGCCAAGGGCGGGGCTTAGAGCTCAACCCAGACACCTGCAG GTGCCGGAAGCTGCGAAGGTGA
- the DNAJC4 gene encoding dnaJ homolog subfamily C member 4 isoform X2, with the protein MRTSSGPGDARDTVGPPRGRSRGKASPRVTLAPCSVPHSSHERRGCGSVGGPEESKANGRAGAGLSRTSASSGYICSVGVSEPMRIRGRGLDERRKWRPPRRLSPASMPPLPPLPPLRLCRLWPRSPPARLLGEAAGQRSGPSNYYELLGVHPGASTEEVKRAFFTKSKELHPDRDPRDPSLHSRFVELSEAYRVLSHEQSRHSYDHQLRSASPPKSPGTTAHPRPAHQAYSSSWEPPNAHYWAQFHGMRPQGPESRQRQRKHNQRVLGYCLLLMLAGMGLHYAAFRKLEQVHRSFMDEKDRIITAIYNDSRARARANRARLQQERQQRLQEAPRDPGIVPPGNSP; encoded by the exons ATGCGCACCTCGTCAGGCCCCGGTGACGCCCGGGACACTGTGGGGCCGCCGCGGGGTCGGTCTAGGGGCAAAGCCTCACCCAGGGTCACACTGGCCCCGTGCTCGGTCCCGCACTCTTCCCACGAGCGCCGGGGGTGCGGCTCCGTGGGCGGGCCCGAGGAGTCAAAGGCCAATGGGCGTGCGGGGGCGGGGCTTTCCCGCACTTCCGCATCTTCAGGTTATATTTGCTCGGTCGGTGTGTCTGAGCCAATGAGGAtacgggggcggggcctggatgAGCGCAGGAAATGGCGGCCGCCGCGAAGGCT CTCGCCCGCCTCCATGCCGCCCCTGCCGCCCCTGCCGCCCCTGCGCCTCTGCCGTCTGTGGCCCCGCAGCCCTCCCGCCCGGCTCCTCGGAGAAGCTGCCGGGCAGCG GTCTGGCCCCAGTAACTACTATGAACTGCTGGGGGTACATCCAGGAGCCAGCACTGAAGAAGTTAAACGAGCTTTCTTCACCAAGTCCAAAGAG CTGCACCCTGACCGGGACCCCAGGGACCCGTCCCTGCACAGCCGCTTTGTGGAGCTCAGTGAGGCCTACCGTGTACTCAGTCATGAGCAAAGCCGCCACAGCTATGACCACCAGCTCCGCTCGGCGAGTCCCCCCAAGTCTCCAGGAACCACAGCCCATCCCAGGCCTGCCCACCAAGCTTACAG CAGCTCCTGGGAGCCTCCCAACGCACACTACTGGGCCCAGTTCCATGGCATGAGGCCACAGGGGCCCGAGTCGAGGCAGCGGCAGCGCAAACACAACCAGCGGGTGCTGGGGTACTGCCTCCTGCTCATGCTGGCAGGCATGGGCTTGCACTATGCCGCCTTCAG GAAGCTGGAGCAGGTGCACCGAAGCTTCATGGATGAAAAGGACCGAATCATCACAGCCATCTACAACGACTCGCGGGCCCGGGCCAG GGCCAACAGAGCCAGGCTCCAGCAGGAGCGACAGCAGAGGCTGCAAGAGGCTCCTCGAGACCCTGGGATCGTGCCCCCGGGCAACAGCCCCTGA
- the NUDT22 gene encoding uridine diphosphate glucose pyrophosphatase NUDT22, which produces MDPEVSLLLQCPLGGLPEEQVRAELSPAYDRHPLPGGDKDIAAIWETRLQAQPWLFDAPKFRLHSAALAPSDCPGPELLLCLGLTSYRDFLGTNWASSAAWLRQQGATDWGDRQAYLADPLGVGAALATADGFLVFLRRSGQVAEAPGLVDVPGGHPEPQAVCPGDRPQHEDLPGELVVRELFSSVLQEICDEVNLPLPTLSQPLLLGIACNETSAGRASAEFFVQCSLTSEQVRKHYLNGGPEAHESTGIIFVETQNVWRLQETQIWAELCPSAKGAVLLYNRVQGCPASVAPGSPTQSPPL; this is translated from the exons ATGGACCCCGAAGTGTCCCTGTTGTTGCAGTGCCCCCTGGGTGGGCTTCCCGAAGAGCAGGTGAGGGCGGAGCTGAGCCCAGCCTACGACCGTCACCCACTGCCAGGAGGGGACAAGGACATCGCTGCCATCTGGGAGACTCGGCTACAGGCCCAGCCCTGGCTCTTTGACGCCCCCAAGTTCCGTCTGCACTCTGCCGCCCTGGCACCCAGTGACTGTCCAGGTCCAGAACTACTGCTGTGTCTGGGCCTCACTTCCTACCGAGACTTCCTGGGCACCAACTGGGCGAGTTCCGCTGCCTGGTTGCGACAGCAGGGGGCTACTGACTGGGGTGACAGGCAAGCCTACCTGGCAGACCCACTGGGCGTGGGTGCTGCATTGGCTACCGCAGATGGCTTCCTCGTCTTCCTGCGCCGCTCTGGGCAGGTGGCTGAGGCCCCTGGGCTGGTGGACGTGCCTGGGGGGCACCCTGAGCCTCAG GCCGTGTGCCCTGGTGACAGACCCCAGCATGAGGACCTCCCTGGGGAGCTGGTGGTGCGGGAGCTCTTCTCCAGTGTCCTGCAGGAGATCTGTGATGAG GTGAACCTGCCGCTTCCCACCTTGAGTCAGCCCCTGCTGTTGGGCATCGCCTGCAATGAGACCAGTGCCGGTCGTGCCAGTGCCGAGTTCTTCGTCCA GTGCAGCCTGACTTCTGAGCAGGTGAGGAAGCACTACTTGAATGGGGGACCCGAGGCCCACGAGTCCACAGGCATCATCTTTGTGGAAACACAG AACGTATGGCGGCTGCAGGAGACCCAGATCTGGGCCGAGCTCTGCCCCTCAGCCAAAGGCGCTGTCCTCCTCTACAACCGAGTCCAGGGATGTCCAGCCTCAGTCGCCCCAGGGTCCCCCACCCAATCACCGCCGCTCTGA
- the DNAJC4 gene encoding dnaJ homolog subfamily C member 4 isoform X3: protein MRTSSGPGDARDTVGPPRGRSRGKASPRVTLAPCSVPHSSHERRGCGSVGGPEESKANGRAGAGLSRTSASSGYICSVGVSEPMRIRGRGLDERRKWRPPRRLSSPASMPPLPPLPPLRLCRLWPRSPPARLLGEAAGQRSGPSNYYELLGVHPGASTEEVKRAFFTKSKELHPDRDPRDPSLHSRFVELSEAYRVLSHEQSRHSYDHQLRSASPPKSPGTTAHPRPAHQAYSSWEPPNAHYWAQFHGMRPQGPESRQRQRKHNQRVLGYCLLLMLAGMGLHYAAFRKLEQVHRSFMDEKDRIITAIYNDSRARARANRARLQQERQQRLQEAPRDPGIVPPGNSP from the exons ATGCGCACCTCGTCAGGCCCCGGTGACGCCCGGGACACTGTGGGGCCGCCGCGGGGTCGGTCTAGGGGCAAAGCCTCACCCAGGGTCACACTGGCCCCGTGCTCGGTCCCGCACTCTTCCCACGAGCGCCGGGGGTGCGGCTCCGTGGGCGGGCCCGAGGAGTCAAAGGCCAATGGGCGTGCGGGGGCGGGGCTTTCCCGCACTTCCGCATCTTCAGGTTATATTTGCTCGGTCGGTGTGTCTGAGCCAATGAGGAtacgggggcggggcctggatgAGCGCAGGAAATGGCGGCCGCCGCGAAGGCT CAGCTCGCCCGCCTCCATGCCGCCCCTGCCGCCCCTGCCGCCCCTGCGCCTCTGCCGTCTGTGGCCCCGCAGCCCTCCCGCCCGGCTCCTCGGAGAAGCTGCCGGGCAGCG GTCTGGCCCCAGTAACTACTATGAACTGCTGGGGGTACATCCAGGAGCCAGCACTGAAGAAGTTAAACGAGCTTTCTTCACCAAGTCCAAAGAG CTGCACCCTGACCGGGACCCCAGGGACCCGTCCCTGCACAGCCGCTTTGTGGAGCTCAGTGAGGCCTACCGTGTACTCAGTCATGAGCAAAGCCGCCACAGCTATGACCACCAGCTCCGCTCGGCGAGTCCCCCCAAGTCTCCAGGAACCACAGCCCATCCCAGGCCTGCCCACCAAGCTTACAG CTCCTGGGAGCCTCCCAACGCACACTACTGGGCCCAGTTCCATGGCATGAGGCCACAGGGGCCCGAGTCGAGGCAGCGGCAGCGCAAACACAACCAGCGGGTGCTGGGGTACTGCCTCCTGCTCATGCTGGCAGGCATGGGCTTGCACTATGCCGCCTTCAG GAAGCTGGAGCAGGTGCACCGAAGCTTCATGGATGAAAAGGACCGAATCATCACAGCCATCTACAACGACTCGCGGGCCCGGGCCAG GGCCAACAGAGCCAGGCTCCAGCAGGAGCGACAGCAGAGGCTGCAAGAGGCTCCTCGAGACCCTGGGATCGTGCCCCCGGGCAACAGCCCCTGA
- the DNAJC4 gene encoding dnaJ homolog subfamily C member 4 isoform X4, with the protein MPPLPPLPPLRLCRLWPRSPPARLLGEAAGQRSGPSNYYELLGVHPGASTEEVKRAFFTKSKELHPDRDPRDPSLHSRFVELSEAYRVLSHEQSRHSYDHQLRSASPPKSPGTTAHPRPAHQAYSSSWEPPNAHYWAQFHGMRPQGPESRQRQRKHNQRVLGYCLLLMLAGMGLHYAAFRKLEQVHRSFMDEKDRIITAIYNDSRARARANRARLQQERQQRLQEAPRDPGIVPPGNSP; encoded by the exons ATGCCGCCCCTGCCGCCCCTGCCGCCCCTGCGCCTCTGCCGTCTGTGGCCCCGCAGCCCTCCCGCCCGGCTCCTCGGAGAAGCTGCCGGGCAGCG GTCTGGCCCCAGTAACTACTATGAACTGCTGGGGGTACATCCAGGAGCCAGCACTGAAGAAGTTAAACGAGCTTTCTTCACCAAGTCCAAAGAG CTGCACCCTGACCGGGACCCCAGGGACCCGTCCCTGCACAGCCGCTTTGTGGAGCTCAGTGAGGCCTACCGTGTACTCAGTCATGAGCAAAGCCGCCACAGCTATGACCACCAGCTCCGCTCGGCGAGTCCCCCCAAGTCTCCAGGAACCACAGCCCATCCCAGGCCTGCCCACCAAGCTTACAG CAGCTCCTGGGAGCCTCCCAACGCACACTACTGGGCCCAGTTCCATGGCATGAGGCCACAGGGGCCCGAGTCGAGGCAGCGGCAGCGCAAACACAACCAGCGGGTGCTGGGGTACTGCCTCCTGCTCATGCTGGCAGGCATGGGCTTGCACTATGCCGCCTTCAG GAAGCTGGAGCAGGTGCACCGAAGCTTCATGGATGAAAAGGACCGAATCATCACAGCCATCTACAACGACTCGCGGGCCCGGGCCAG GGCCAACAGAGCCAGGCTCCAGCAGGAGCGACAGCAGAGGCTGCAAGAGGCTCCTCGAGACCCTGGGATCGTGCCCCCGGGCAACAGCCCCTGA
- the VEGFB gene encoding vascular endothelial growth factor B isoform X1: MSRPPASPGPAPRRPRRPRRRPPPPATRPPGSSGRRGAALRCLRPGLGRGPRRSRPPRPAPRPPRPGPRHGAVAAAAPRAAGLGRCGRPRRAAPAGTMSPLLRRLLLAALLQLAPAQAPDAPPETPSPQKKVVSWIDVYTRATCQPREVVVPLTVELVGTMAKQLVPSCVTVNRCGGCCPDDGLECVPTGQHQVRMQILMIRYPSSQLGEMSLEEHSQCECRPKKKESAVKPDRVSTPHHRPQPRSVPGWDSVPGAPSPADITHPTPASGPSAHAAPSAASALTPGPAAVAVDAAASSIAKGGA, encoded by the exons ATGAGCCGCCCGCCCGCcagccccggcccggccccccgccgcccccgccgtccccgccgccgcccgccgccgccggccaccCGCCCGCCCGGCTCCTCCGGCCGCCGCGGCGCTGCGCTGCGCTGCCTGCGCCCAGGGCTCGGGAGGGGGCCGCGGAGGAGCCGCCCcccgcgcccggccccccgcccgccgcgcccgGGCCCGCGCCATGGGGCTGTGGCTgccgccgccccccgcgccgCCGGGCTAGGGCGATGCGGGCGCCCCCGGCGCGCGGCCCCCGCGGGCACCATGAGCCCCCTGCTCCGCCGCCTGCTGCTCGCCGCGCTCCTGCAGCTGGCGCCCGCCCAG gcTCCTGATGCCCCGCCCGAGACCCCCAGCCCCCAGAAGAAAG TGGTGTCATGGATAGACGTGTACACCCGCGCCACCTGCCAGCCACGGGAGGTGGTGGTGCCCCTGACCGTGGAACTTGTGGGCACCATGGCCAAGcagctggtgcccagctgtgtgACCGTGAACCGCTGCGGCGGCTGCTGCCCTGACGACGGCCTGGAGTGCGTGCCCACTGGGCAGCACCAAGTCCGAATGCAG ATCCTCATGATCCGGTACCCGAGCAGCCAGCTGGGGGAGATGTCTCTGGAAGAGCACAGCCAGTGTGAATGCAG accaaaaaaaaaagagagtgctGTGAAGCCGGACAG GGTTTCCACTCCCCACCACCGCCCCCAGCCCCGCTCTGTTCCGGGCTGGGACTCTGTCCCCGGAGCACCCTCCCCAGCTGACATCACCCATCCCACTCCAGcctcaggcccctctgcccaCGCTGCTCCCAGCGCCGCCAGCGCCCTGACCCCCGGACCTGCCGCTGTCGCTGTCGACGCCGCAGCTTCCTCCATTGCCAAGGGCGGGGCTTAG
- the DNAJC4 gene encoding dnaJ homolog subfamily C member 4 isoform X1, with protein MRTSSGPGDARDTVGPPRGRSRGKASPRVTLAPCSVPHSSHERRGCGSVGGPEESKANGRAGAGLSRTSASSGYICSVGVSEPMRIRGRGLDERRKWRPPRRLSSPASMPPLPPLPPLRLCRLWPRSPPARLLGEAAGQRSGPSNYYELLGVHPGASTEEVKRAFFTKSKELHPDRDPRDPSLHSRFVELSEAYRVLSHEQSRHSYDHQLRSASPPKSPGTTAHPRPAHQAYSSSWEPPNAHYWAQFHGMRPQGPESRQRQRKHNQRVLGYCLLLMLAGMGLHYAAFRKLEQVHRSFMDEKDRIITAIYNDSRARARANRARLQQERQQRLQEAPRDPGIVPPGNSP; from the exons ATGCGCACCTCGTCAGGCCCCGGTGACGCCCGGGACACTGTGGGGCCGCCGCGGGGTCGGTCTAGGGGCAAAGCCTCACCCAGGGTCACACTGGCCCCGTGCTCGGTCCCGCACTCTTCCCACGAGCGCCGGGGGTGCGGCTCCGTGGGCGGGCCCGAGGAGTCAAAGGCCAATGGGCGTGCGGGGGCGGGGCTTTCCCGCACTTCCGCATCTTCAGGTTATATTTGCTCGGTCGGTGTGTCTGAGCCAATGAGGAtacgggggcggggcctggatgAGCGCAGGAAATGGCGGCCGCCGCGAAGGCT CAGCTCGCCCGCCTCCATGCCGCCCCTGCCGCCCCTGCCGCCCCTGCGCCTCTGCCGTCTGTGGCCCCGCAGCCCTCCCGCCCGGCTCCTCGGAGAAGCTGCCGGGCAGCG GTCTGGCCCCAGTAACTACTATGAACTGCTGGGGGTACATCCAGGAGCCAGCACTGAAGAAGTTAAACGAGCTTTCTTCACCAAGTCCAAAGAG CTGCACCCTGACCGGGACCCCAGGGACCCGTCCCTGCACAGCCGCTTTGTGGAGCTCAGTGAGGCCTACCGTGTACTCAGTCATGAGCAAAGCCGCCACAGCTATGACCACCAGCTCCGCTCGGCGAGTCCCCCCAAGTCTCCAGGAACCACAGCCCATCCCAGGCCTGCCCACCAAGCTTACAG CAGCTCCTGGGAGCCTCCCAACGCACACTACTGGGCCCAGTTCCATGGCATGAGGCCACAGGGGCCCGAGTCGAGGCAGCGGCAGCGCAAACACAACCAGCGGGTGCTGGGGTACTGCCTCCTGCTCATGCTGGCAGGCATGGGCTTGCACTATGCCGCCTTCAG GAAGCTGGAGCAGGTGCACCGAAGCTTCATGGATGAAAAGGACCGAATCATCACAGCCATCTACAACGACTCGCGGGCCCGGGCCAG GGCCAACAGAGCCAGGCTCCAGCAGGAGCGACAGCAGAGGCTGCAAGAGGCTCCTCGAGACCCTGGGATCGTGCCCCCGGGCAACAGCCCCTGA